The Leopardus geoffroyi isolate Oge1 chromosome C1, O.geoffroyi_Oge1_pat1.0, whole genome shotgun sequence sequence gcccagagcctgacgcagggcttgaactcacagaccgcgagatcgtgacctggccgaagtcggacgcccaaccgactgcgccacccaggcgccccaaatgtttatttatttttgagagagaggagagagaaacaggcagacagacacagatgcatgctccaggttctgagctgtcagcacagatgtggggcttgaactcacaaacctccagatcatgacctgagccaaagttggatgcttaaccgactgagtcacccaggggccccaacaaaTATGTTTTGAGAGCTATCTGGTATCAGGCAATATTCTAGAGGCTGAATAAAACAGACTTTGTCTCCGCCCTCAAGGAGATTCCATTACAGGGTTTATATGCATTTGAGTGACAGGTTAGGGCTAGAGAGGGGGATAGGGTagaaaaggaagtgagagaggggaaggagagtggATACAGACAAGGAAGATGTGCCTGGTGTCAGTAAGGGCTATAAAGGGGATGTGAGAGAGAGTGACTGGGAGCAGACACAACTGGAGACAGTGAGGACAGGGCAGGCCTGGCTCAGCTGAGATGAGACCTGGAGCACAGAAAGGAGCCAGCTGAAGATGTGGGAGAAGAGCGTTATAGGATTCTGTGGGGAAACAGCACGGGCAAAGGTTATGAAACCCATGTGTCAGAGGCACTTGAGGAAGGCCAATGAAGCTGGAGCAGggtgacagagagaaaaggagtcaAGTGGAGATCCCAGAGCCAGTTCATGAATGGTCTTGTAGACCATGATGAGGAGTTCAAGGTTAATTCTAAGGGGAAGAGAGGCCATTGGAGTAGTAAACAGTGAAGGCTGGGAGGCAGCATGGCAGGAAGTGGGGAGACCAATCAGGAGGTTCTGGCTGTAAGGCAGCAGAGGCAGGTGATGATGGTGGTGTGGACCAGGTGGGGTTCAGAGAGGAGGCGGTATCAGAGGGGTCTCTGGGAGGCGACTGAGTGATGGAAGTATCATTCTCTGAGGTGGAAGAGgtaagaggtgggggaagggaggatcTAAGGTGAGATAGGGTAGAAATGAGTCAGGGTGGACATGCTGACTTTGCAGTCAGGCAGCTGGAGGCACTGTTCCAGGCTGGAAGCGGATGCCTGGGAGGCGAGACCAGACACTGCTATCTGGGACCCACAGGCCACACCTCTTTACAGATGGACAATGTAGAGCCCAGAAGAGGTCTgacatttgggtttgttttcattttttttgaaattggtTATTGACACTTACATATCCAGAGACATCAAATAAAACTTAGGATTTCTACCTCCTCTTCCAAATTGGGCAAGCCACACTGGGCCCACATTCTGGTTCCACGGCAGACTGGTAGGGGAGCTGCTGCCCCTCCAGATCGGGCACAAACTCTCCAGCTGGTCCAACCCCAGCAGGCCTGCTCAACGTCTGGTCCTGGTGGCACTGATTTCAACCTCTGGTATGGGTAGGAGGTGAcaccagagaaagggaaaaagttgTCCTGGCACAAAGCCTGGACTTTGGATGGATTCATTGGAAGTGGCAGCTTTCCTGTGTCTCAGCCTCGCAATGCCACCTAATTTCACTGAGCCTGTCTTGCCTCTTCCGAGACATGGGGCTAACACTTGCTAGCTAGAATTTCATCTCTGGGAAAGCTCCTAGCACATTGGCAGACACAGAGAAGGGGCTCAAGCAGTGTTTGCTCCTTTCAATCTGATGAGCAACTAGTCTCAGGAAATcagaatggctgggtcatagcaTAGGCTGAGGTAAAAAGTCCAGATTCTGGAGatgctgagtggctcagtccattaagcatctgacttttgatttcagctcagatatgatcttgcagttggtggatTCCagacccatgctgggctctgtgctgacagcgtggagtctgcttaggattctctctctctctctgtcctcccccagctctctctcgaaaataaataaataaacattaaagaaaaacaaaagtccagattctggctctaccacttaccaACTATGCAACCTTAGTTGTCCTATTTGTAAGATGGGGACACTAAGACATGGCACTCAGCAAGGATTAGATTGGTTCTTACACCTGGATGGCCATTAGAGTCTTCtagggacattttaaaaaatatttggggcacctgggtggctcagtaggttgagcatctgtccgactttggctcaggtcatgacttcatggttcatgggttcaagccccacgttgggctctgtgatgacagctcggagcctagagcctgcttgggattctgtgtctccctctccctctctgcccctccccagctcgtgctctctctttctctcaaaaataataaactcaaaaaacatttttttaacaaaaaatgttcATATCTGGGCTCTATCCTCGGAGATCTCATCTGAATTCATGTGGGGTGGGGCCCTGGTATGGGTATTTTATAAAATCTCCACAAGTGATTCTACGTGCAGCCAAGAATAGGAGCTCTACAGTAGAGAGATaattaagagcatgggctctgcaGCACAATTGCCTATGTTCAAATCCAACCAAGCCATTAAATAGATGTATAAATGTGGGCAAGTTCTTAACCTCTCATGTTAAACTGGGTTAATAAAAGGACCTGGGAGGTTGTATAGACCTTAAGTGCTTAGAGCAGTGTGTGGCAGCTAGCAAGCCCTTGGCAGGCCTGGACATCAGCACTCCTCAGTTGCCCTGCTATTTCCAAAATGACTGCAAACACTGCAGGCCTATGTCCAGCTCACACTCATGGTCTCCCCACCCAGGCCTGGATACCTTGAACATCCCTCTCCTAACCCTGTTagctgtccctccccctgccaaattatttttatttttgtcccttCTATTGTTCAGCCTTTTTTATTCCCCCCCCAAATTAACAGAATTATCCCCCAAACAAAATTGTCTGCTGAAAAATCAGAGAGACCCCCCAAGGATGCtagaggggagggcagagctgaGTGGCCATTCAAGTgtctcatattaaaaaataagaaggagaagaaaaaccgCCATCAATGTTTAGGAAACAATGTTTAGTGGGGGACAAAAGCACAACACGGAACTGTACATTGAAGATAATTCAtccaggtaaagaaaaaaaaatacatagaaaaagatTGAAAGGAAATATGCTAGATGCTAAAGAAAcacttttttctctgcttctccatcCTCTTATGCACGTTACAATTTTGTATAGTGAATGTGTAATTCATAGGAAAAACaactaagtgaaaaaataaaaaaggaaagcctTCACATgactttctttcctcttaaaaaaaaattatttatttattttgagagagagagagacagcatgagtgtgggtggggcagagagagagagagggagagacagaatcccaagcaggctccacactgtcagcacagagcccaacgtagcacttgaactcacgaaccatggctgaaaccaagagttggacacttaaccaactaagccacccaggcaccctttctttcctcttaatcTTCTAATTGCCTTATGTCTTAGTTCCTCCTatcacaaatttttaattttcttaaattttacttatttttaaaagattttaaatttaaatctttttaaaagtaatctctacatccaatgtggggcttgaactcacaattccaagatcaagagtcacacactcttaccaactgagccagctaggcaccccctCTAtcgaaaaattttaaagaatggtcTCCACTGGCTGGTTCTTTCATTTCTCCCATTGACTACTTGATCCACTACAATCTGGCCTCCTCCTTAACTCTGGAGGTGACTCCACCCTGGAAGGATCAGCAATGAACTCTTAATTGCCAAATCCAGgggcttttcctttttctttgccagAGCTTTGTGCAGTATCAGACATGATTGGTGCTGTCTCCTTTCTGTAAGCTCCCTGCTTGCCATCTgggcttcctttctcccctttgtcCACGGACCTAATTTTCTGACCACTTCTGGTTGGTCTCTGCAGATTCCTTTCAGCTTAATGTTCCCTAGGTTTGGACATCTAGCCCCGTCCTCTCTGCACACTCTTCTTGGGTGGCCTCATCCACTCTTGgcctatatgattccatttacatgacagCTCCTATATCCCAGCCCTCGCCTCTTGCCTCGGGTAAGTCAATCCAAATTCCTTCTGAATACCTTCATTTGGATGTCCCTCAAACAACTCACACTGAACAAGTCTAAACCGACTCATCATTTCTACTTTCCCTCAACCCCAACCAACTCTTCCTGCTTTATTCCTTCCCTGGAAGTCATCATTGTCTCATTCTTTCCCTCATTCTCCCCATGTCTAGTTGGTCACTAATACCTGTTGGTTCCAATTTGAAACTGTGTCTGGAACCCATCAGCTCCCTGCTGATATGTTTTCCTCTGCCCTGCAGGAGGCCCCCTCTTTCCTGCCTGGATCATAGTAGTCTCCCTGACATAGCTTCCATTTCCTGATCTTTCTCCTCCCCAGTCCATACCTtataatttttctgattattcattccttcagtcagtcaacaaacatttgctaTGCACAAACTCTGCTCCAAATACTATGAGGGGTAAATCATACAGATTGacccaaaataggtaaataatctaggggatttctctctttcttctttaaagattttatttattttgttatttatttattttttggagagagagaatgcaagcagagggaggagtggagggagacggtgagagagaatcccaagcagtctccatgcccagcttgagccctacatggggcttgatcccacaactgcaagatcatgacctgagctgaaatcaagagttggacacaacttggggcgcctgggtggctcggtcggttaagcatccgacttcgactcaggtcatgatctcgcggtccgtgagttcgagccccgcgtcgggctctgtgctgacagctcagagcctggagcctgcttcggattctgtgtctccctctctctgagcccctgttcatgctctgtctctctctgtctcaaaaataaataaacgttaaaaaaaaaaaaaaaaaagagttggacggaactgactgagccaccaaagtacCTCAAAGTGCCTAAAATCACAAGCCACCAAAGTGCCTAAAAccacaaaagattttatttttttaaagtaatctccatacccaacatggggctcaaacttacaaccccaagatcaagagtcacgtgttctgctgaatgagccagccaggcacccctccaggggATTTCAAATTATGGGACTGCTACAAAAGTAAGCAGGGGGATTGAAAGAAAGTAGGGCATGGGGAGAGGAGTTCTCTCAGAGGTGGTCTTTGCCCTGGAATAGTCCCCCCAGATCAACATGACAGTTGTCCTGATGGAACTGGGGCAGCGATGATAGAGAAGAATGTGGCTGGGACACAACATCAGGTTGGGAGCCAGGAAAGGCCTGTGAGGAATGAAGGATGAGAATGAGCTCTGGAGAGCTGAAAGAGGCACTttccaggtagagggaagagCTAGTGATAAGGCCTAGAGAGTTCCCAGCACACAAAGGAGCCCAGGATGTCTGGTCTGGGGCACAGTAaggggtggaaggaggagggcaggaagatCATGCCTGGGGGCCCTGGTTAGGGGACTGGGTTTTATTCTAAGTGGAATGGGAGGCTATTAAAGGGTTTTTGGCAAGGAAGTCACATTTGACTTTGTCTCTTCAAAAGATTACTCCCTCTAGGTGCATAGGGTGGAGTGCATCTGGGGTTGAGGTGGACAGTGTGGCTGAGACTGCAGTGGCCTGGTCAAGCCCTGTGGGCTGGGTTGGGTGTTAGCAGTGCAGTCGGAGAGAACATAAGCCTTCTTTGGGTCCCGAATACCTGCAGGCTGGCTTTGTACTCCTTATGACAACATCTGGTTCTAGCCTCCCTCTTCAGCCCAGCTCCCATCATTTCTTGTCTTTGCACCTGCTGTACTTTTTGGAATGCTCTTCCTCACTTTCCCTTTGATGGACTAGTCATTCCTGAGGCCAGGCTCAAATACCCCCTCCTCTCTAAAGCTGTTCAGGAATTTTCCAGGGAGAGCTCTTTGAACTTTTTCAGTGCCTAGTTTGTATCTCTAGGATAACATCTAACACACTGTACTGTCTTGTATGTTTACAATTCTGTCTCTGAAGAAGGTGAACAAGAGTTTCTGGAAGGTAAGGACAGTTCAGTGAGTGTTCAGTGGGTGTTCAATGCATGATCAAAAGATACAGATGGTCCCACTATGGAATAGTTCACATAGGTCCAGACTCCAGTCATGACCAGCCCCTATTATATTCAAAATCATCTGATAATGTGTAAGTCCTTGATCATAAGAACAGGTACCAATGTGGGCACTAAGTCTCCTTATTTTGATACTGGAAACAGCCCTGAGAGGTTGGCACAGTGGGAAaatcatctctattttacagaagagtaaaCCAAGGCTTAAGAGAGGtgagacttggggcgcctgggtggcttagtgggttgagcatctgactcttgatttggctcaggtcatgatctcaccattggtgagactgagccctgagtggggctctgcattgacagattctctctctccctctctgcccctcccccactcaggctctctgtctttctctctctctcaaaataaataaataaacactttttaaaaaaagagagaggtgagACTTGGTCAACATCCCTGAGCCCCCAAATTCAGTTTTATCGTTGACCCCTGGGCATTCTTACCTGTCCTTGAATCAAGAACTTGTAAGACTTCCTGTCACCTCTTCCTGGTGGTGGAGGGGACATGACAGGAGGAGGCAAGACAGAGGAATCAATTCTCCTACCCCCTTAAAAAAAGTGCCCATACCACCACCTCATTTGTTCCTAATAAGAGGAACCATCTCAGCGGTTACAACCATGGACTCTGGAGAAGGAAGGGCCTGAATTGAGACCCTGCCTATGCCATTTAAGGTTATGTGACCTTGAGGAATTAACTAATTCTCTTACccccctgttttgttttatctgtAAAACGGGAGTGAAAAGAAGCTACTTAGTAGGGTCGCTGGGAATATTATAGGAGACAAAAGCATCTTCCCCAACGCTTGGCCATACAGAAAGGTTTTAATACTTGCTAATGACTGTTACTGGCTCCTAGAAATTTCCTAAGCACTTTTCAAGTATCACCTCTTAACACTCACGACAACCTTATACCTTACACGAAATGCAGGTTTGGAGCTGTTAATAATACCCCTAAAGAAGTTAAGACTTGAATCCATAACCTCACTACCAGGCAAGGCTTGGCAAATGCGTGGGTCAGAGAATGCAAGCAGCTTGCTCAAGGACTCGTGACCAGTTACTGACTCTATACTCAACCAGATCTTTGATTCCGAATTGATAGTGGGGCATTACTTCTGAAGGTCTGTAATAAAACTGGATTTGGGGAGGTGAAATGGGCAGTCCTCCAGAGGAGTCGAGAGACCTGCCTTTGCCCCTGATTGCGGATGAGATGAACCTTTAATTTAGACCTCCTTTTCCTCACCTTGAAGTTGGGGAAGAAGAGTTATTAGGGTCCCCAGAGCCCTTCCCAATACTGACTCTCCAGAGCAAAAGACCCCTTCTCAGGTAAAGGTTCATTCAAATTCCTCCGGCTGAGATTCATCCTCCGTGGGGCCTGCAATAAGGACGCGTCCCCTTTAAGGCGCCAGCTcgccggcggcggcggccggaAGTGTTGAAGCTCGGCCTGGCGGCGGCGGTGGCAGTAGCGGCCGTGGCGGCCTCTGCGCATGCTCCGTCGCCCGCCCGCCCTGGCCGctcgccgcccgcccgcccgacGGAGacggtgaggagggggaggggtgggcgcgcgggcgcgggcgcggggtggggtgggggcgggggggcgggcgcgggggccGCGCGGCGGCCGGCGAGGGCGGGCGGGcgcgcagggggcggggggctgctgCCTCCGCGGGCGCCTCCCCACGCCCTGTgcgtgccgccgccgccgccggggagCGAGCGGACGTCGCGGCGccgcgggggggtggggggacgctgCCGCTGGGTCCGCCCGAGCAGCCGGGCCGCCCCCAGCGCGGCCGGCCGCGCCGCCCGGGCTCGGCCCCTGGCCGAGGGCGGCGGGCGCCGGCGAGCGGGGCGCTGGGGGGGCCCAGCGCCCCCGGACCGAGGGCCCCGGAAGTCCTAGGCTGAGGGGCCCAGAGGGGCCGGAGCGGCTCCGGACTGAGAGGCCCGGACGCCCAGGACCCCGACGAGGGGTCCGGGGATCCCGGGGTATCCCTAGAGGCGGGGCCCGGGGAGCAGCTGGCCCTTGGATACAGAGCTTGGGAGGGGCCTGGGTCGCGCtcggccgggggtggggtgggggaggtggagggaagtaGGGGGTGGGTACGAAAGGTGAAGGAAGCCTGCACGCCCGCCCGAGAGGAGACCCTTGGAAGCTTGGCGGGAGAGAAAGAGCGGAGAGTGGGTTCTGCGGAGGGAAGGAGGCCCGAGTTTCACCCGAGGGGCGCATTAGAGGCCTCGGCCTTTCAGTCCAGGGGAAAAGAGGCAGGTGCTGTTCCGAAGGCGTGGTGACAGTATGggtagtgtgagcaggggacgagGAAGAAGAGCTCCAGGGGAAAGTGAACAGGCCTCTGCCTTCCCGGAGATGAGGGGGCGGTAGGAAGACGCCTCAGCCTCCTCAAGTAGGAAGGGGAAGGGTCCAAACCTGTGAGGGAATGAGAGACTGAGGATCTTCTGAAGTATATAGGTAGAGAACGGAACAGTCTGGTATGTCAGGGGGTGGGAAAACCCGTGTTTTGGAGGACCGGAGAGAAGACAATTGAGGGGAAGAAATGACATTTCTGCTTTCAGAAATGACAGGGGAATTGGCCAGCTGTCTCCTAATTGAGGGGCAGGAACGGTGAGAGCAGAATCTTACCTGAGAGTCCTGGAGAGTGATGCACCAGACCAGACTAAGGCGTGTCAAGCCTTGACCTAGtagaggtggggggcgggggcggtgcaGGGCTTGACCGTCCAAGGAACAGGAGGAGGTCTGAATTCTCTTAAGATGAGAGAAATCTCAAAAGTACTTCCTAACAGACACAGAAAGGGCCTTGTTTGGTGTCTATTTAGGAGAACCAAGAACTGGGTTTCCTCAACCTAGGGATTGGGGAAAGGGAGGATCAGATCGTTCTAGACTCTCAGAGGGATTCTTCTCCCTTGCCTCTGGTAATGCTACCAAAGTGCTTTTGGAGGAccttttcattaaatgtttggacTGTCTTCCCTAATTCGTAAGCCTTTTATCAATTatggatatttaatatatacttagTATATACTGACTTGATGACTTTTTTCATTAGTCATGAGTCAACCATTCATATTTACCTCAACAAACATATATTAAGTAGCTAATTTGTACTCAACTTCATTGGGTTAGCTTGGGCCCTAAATTGCTCTTGTCCTAGGCAGAAGTCCCCTAGAGTCTAGTGTGATGACGCTTCAAAGAACCCTTTATCCCATCGCTTCCGCAAACACCTATATAGTAGTCTTCAATATGTGACCTGTCCCAAACTTCATTTGCTTTGGCTCTGTCCCTCACAGTGGTCCTGTGTAGCCTTCTTGTTGGCTTTATTACATTTGATAGCACCCTGGATCACCTACTGAATGCATgagaaggaataaagaaggaaaaaatcaaggAGTTTTGGCCTCAagtaataaagttttaattttattgattatattgatgattatataatttattataactTGGGAATTTCGTAATAGACTACACAATctacaaaaattataatacagtatGGAATAAATACATTCTGGGGTTAGAAAGTTTCAGGGTATctatttcttttaccttttccaCTATCAACTCCGATGTCCCTGCAATCATGTGACACTCATGATTTTGCCACGTTTTAAACGTtagttttcaggggtgcctggctggcttagtcgatGGAGCGTGGagctcttggtctcggggtcatgaggttgagccctgtgttgggtatagagattactttaaaaaaaaaaaaaaaaagaaacctttgttttcagaacacaaaaaatgaatttaatctcGAGTAGGTCAGATGtcatttgtttagttttccaATAGTTATGTCAATGGTCATGTGCTTACTCTTGATCAAGgtgtcttttttgtctttgaaaagaactacaaaataattattttcacgTGGATGTGACATCTTTCCTTTATGTGTGTTCCCCTAGAATTACAGTGTTGTGTGATTACACAGTGAATACTCTAAGGCCCCTTCCATGAAATACCCAAAGGAGCAGCTCTGTCATCTTGCCTCAGGAGTTTTTGTTGCTATAAACAAGAGCCACTTTTCAGCTCATACTCACCTCAAAGAGATGACCTTTCAGTTAGCCAGTGTAGTCTGTAGAGTCTGGTTTCAGGTTACTTGTTAAGAATGTGGTATTTAGGGTAATGAGATATATTCAACCTAAACTTGCTTCTCTAAAGAATGTTAGAGTTGCCATGTTGGATCAGACCTGTGTCTCTTACTGACACTGAGAGACATATTGTGGATGATTGTAATTATCTTCTCGGATAAACTCAGAAGGTTAGAGAACATTCCTCTTGGGTTCTAAGGAGTAGGAGGGCTAAGGAGTAAAATATGAGTTCCTATTGAGGAAAGTATTAATAAAGTAGTTAGTTAACCACTTATTCAGAGTATTGTAGAGAGGACTCAACCTTAGGGTAGAAGGTTAAAACTAGAAGCATCCTTCTAATTCTCCTCCTCTAacccatttatttacttaagctacttaaaaaattttaaaccggggcgcctgggtggcgcagtcggttaagcatccaacttcagctaggtCAAGATCTcccggttcgggagttcgagccccgcgtcaggctctggcctgatggctcagagcctggagcctgtttcctattctgtgtctccctctctctctgcccctcccccgttcatgctctgtctctctccgtcccaaaaataaataaacgttgaaaaaaaaaaattaaaaaaaaaaaattttaaaccactgttttaattttttttttttaacatttatttatttttgagagacagagagaggcagagcatgagcaggggaggaggagagagagagagggagacacagaatccgaaacaggctccagtctctgagctgtttgttagcacagagcctgacgcggggcttgaacccacgaactgcgagactatgacctgagctgaagtcggacggtcaactgaatgagccacccaggcacccctaaaacactGTTTTAGAATAATAATTTCACAAGTTTGTTACATGCTAAAgtattatatgttttaaattcattaaatatgtaataataacaGAATAGTGCTTGACAATAAATGTCCAACAAATGTTAGCCGTGATTATTTTAATtcaagctttatttatttatttatttatttacttacttacttatttagagggagaagcagagggagacagagaatcttaaggaggctctgcgctgttGCAGATCAAGCTCCaagcttgatcccaagaccctgggatcatgacctgagtcaaaatcaagagtcggatgttcaactgactgagctacccaggcactcccaagcTACATTTTAATGGTTCAAAATTTGAAGATACCTATTGGTTCAATTATTGTAGGATTTGATAGCATTTGTTATGCCTCATTGTatccctttttgtctttttctagacTCTAAGATCCTAATTGTTTTGATTCTACTGTTGGCAGCCAGCTGAACCAGtccattgattttgttttaaaacagtttttttaatgtttatttatttttgagacatagagagacagagtgtgagcaggggagaggcagagagagagggagatacagaatctgaaacaggctccaggctctgagctgtcagcacagaacctgatgtgggacccgaacccacgaactgcaagatcatgacctgagccgaagtggggcgcctaaccaactgagccacccaggcgcccctcattgatTCTGTTTTTTATCCCTAGTTTTAAACCTTTAAATTATAGAAGTACAGATAGTGTACTGTAATAtcttacaattaatttttttctctagtatGCATCTCTTTCCCTTGTTTAGTTCCTGAAGAGCAGGTACTCTCCCTTTTCATATCCAAAGTAGACACAGTTTTGTAAATAGTAGTCTGATATTTGAAAACTGGTTATTGTACTCCTGTGTCATGGGTACTGAGCTAAGGGTAGGGGAGCCgttgaaaaagaaaggcaatccTTGCTCTCCCAGGATATATTCTGGTGGGGAGAGGCTGACAAAGTGGGATGATGGTTATGACAGGGGTGCTGTAGGTACTAAGAACACAATCTCACATCTAGTCAAGGAAGTCACAGGCCTCCCTaaggaagttatttatttatttaaagtaaactcaatgtggggcttgaactcatgattctGACATCCGGAGTCTCTTGTtctaacaactgagccagccgggtgccccaggaagtaatgttttaaataagttataaaagTTTAGCAGTGACTagccaaaaaggaaggaaaagagaattctaGGTAGAGGAAACAAGCGTGAAGGCTCAGGTGAGGAAATATGGCATGtttgagaaattgaaaaaaaaatgtgggggggggcatctgctcagtcagttgagtgttcaacttcggctcaggtcatgatc is a genomic window containing:
- the LOC123599911 gene encoding basic proline-rich protein-like; amino-acid sequence: MIAGTSELIVEKRIQTSSCSLDGQALHRPRPPPLLGQGLTRLSLVWCITLQDSQLPRVSSRAGVQASFTFRTHPLLPSTSPTPPPAERDPGPSQALYPRASCSPGPASRDTPGSPDPSSGSWASGPLSPEPLRPLWAPQPRTSGALGPGALGPPSAPLAGARRPRPGAEPGRRGRPRWGRPGCSGGPSGSVPPPPRGAATSARSPAAAAARTGRGEAPAEAAAPRPLRARPPSPAAARPPRRASTLPAAAAGELAP